In the Gemmatimonadota bacterium genome, ACCTGATCCCCGATGAGGCCGGCGGCCCGGTCGAGCAAGTCGGGAAAACTCGTCGTGCTATGTACACTGGTATCGATGATTTGCTGCACATATTGGCGCAATGCTTTGCTCGGTATTGTGGCTCTGTGCGTGCTGTTGCCGCCCACATTTTTGTAATTGTCGATGACGGCAACGCGCTTGCCTTCCTTGGCGGATTTCATTGCCGCGCCTTCTCCGCCTGGGCCAGTGCCTATTACGATGATGTCGTAGTCGCAGGTCATTTTGGATCCAGGTATCCCAATTGTACGAGAAAGTCGTCCATTTGCGCGACGGTTTGTTCGTAGGCTGAGCCATCGTCGCGGCCATAGTTAAAAAAGCCGTGTCCTTTGCCTTCGTACGCGCGGAGTTCACAGGTGTTGCCCGCTTTGTGCATGGCTTTTGTAAAGCGCTGGGCCTGTTCATAAGGAACGGTTGTGTCATCTGTGCCGTGAAAAATTATGGTGGGTGACTGGTTAGAACAGACGTGTTGCAAAGGCGAGATTGCCCGCGGGTCTTTGGGGAAACGTTCGGCGAGGCGTCCTAAAGCAATAACATCGACGACGGGGTTAAAGAGTACCATGGCATTGGGCCGGGAAGATATCGCCATATTTTCATCGGGCGCATCCTGGCCAGGAACAGTACCTGTACACGCACCGACATGACCGCCAGCCGATCCGCCACCTGATGCAATGCGGTTGGGGTCGATGTTGAGTTCATCGGCATGCGCCCTCATCCAGCGAACCGCTGATTTGCCGTCTTCTACACATTCGTAAGGCGAGGTGCTGTGTTTGCTTTTGATGCGGTATTCAGCCGATGCAGCGAGCATTCCGCGTTTTGCGAGATACTGGCAGTGCGGAAAAAACTGTTGCGGATTGCCCCCCGTCCAGCCACCGCCAAAGAAGAATACAATAGCGGCTGTCTGTTCGACGGTATCGGGTTCAAAGATGTGAATGGCGAGTTCGCCCTGGGGCGTGGTTTTGTATATGCGTTGCATGGCTGGTGTCCTTTCTATCGCGTAAATTTTCGATATTTAATCCGATGGGGTTGGTCGGCTTCGGCGCCGAGGCGGCGTTTGCGGTCTGCTTCGTACTGCGAATAATTTCCGTCAAAGTAGATGACTTCGCTATCTCCTTCAAAGGCCAGGATATGCGTGGCAATGCGGTCGAGGAACCAGCGATCGTGTGAGATGATCACGGCGCATCCGCCAAAATTTTCAAGGGCGTCTTCCAGGGCGCGCATTGTGTTTACGTCGAGGTCATTTGTCGGTTCGTCCAGCAATATGACATTGGCACCTTCTTTGAGGATGCGCGCAAGGTGAACGCGGTTGCGCTCGCCGCCAGAGAGTTGACCAACGGGTTTTTGCTGATCTGCTCCTGTAAAGTTGAAGCGCGCGAGATAGGCACGCGAGTTGATGTCTCGATTGCCCAGAGTAATGAGGTCTTCACCTCCTGAGACGGCCTGCCACACATTGTGATTGGGGGCGAGGACATCGCGGGTTTGTTCGACATAGGCCAGGCTAACCGTGTCGCCGATGCGGAATGTTCCCATATCGGGCTGTTCTTCGCCGGTGATGAGACGAAAGAGGGTGGTTTTTCCCGCGCCATTGGGCCCGATAACGCCGACGATGCTGCCGGGCGGCAGGGAAAAGGAGAGGTTTTCAAAGAGGAGCGTGTCGCCATATCCTTTGGAAACTTCCTGGGCTTCGATGACAATATCGCCGAGGCGCGGACCGGGCGGAATATAAATTTCGAGGTCGCGTTCTTTCTCTACACTCTGATCGAGCAACTGAGTATATGCAGTAATCCTCGCTCTGGATTTAGCGTGTCGCCCGCGTGGGTTCATGTTGATCCATTCGCGCTCGCGCGCAAGGGTTTTCAGACGCTGGTTTTCCCGGTTTGCTTCATTTGCCAGCCGTTTTTCTTTTTGGTCGAGCCACGAAGAGTAGTTGCCTTTGTAGGGTATGCCTTTGCCGCGGTCGAGTTCGAGTATCCATCCGGCGACGTTGTCGAGAAAATAACGGTCGTGTGTGACGGCAATAATAGTGCCCGCATAACGCTGTAAATGCTGTTCGAGCCAGCCAACGGTTTCGGCGTCGAGGTGGTTGGTCGGTTCGTCGAGCAAGAGTATATCGGGTTTGGAAAGGAGCAGTCGGCACAGTGCCACGCGGCGGCATTCGCCGCCCGATAGGTTATCGACATGCGCCTCTCCCGGTGGACAACGCAGGGCATCCATCGCCTGTTCGATACGCGGATCGAGGTCCCATATGTTCTCTGCGTCGATTTTTTCCTGAAGTTCGCCCTGCTGTTCGATTAGCCGATTCATTTCCTCGTCGGTCATGGGCTCGGCAAATTTGGCGCTGATCTCATTGTATTCGTTCATGAGATCAACGTGTTCCTGTACGCCTTGTTCGACAATTTCGCGCACGGTTTTGCCCGGTTCAAGGCGGGGTTCTTGTTCCAAATACCCAATGGTGTGGCCGGGTGCGAGATGGGTTTCACCATTGAATTTTTTATCTACACCCGCGAGGATGCGCAATAGCGTACTTTTACCCGCGCCATTGAGGCCGAGTACGCCGATTTTCGCGCCGTAGAAATAGGAAAGAGAAATGTTTTCGATGAGTGGCTTTTTGTCGATGTATTTGCTCACGCGCACCATCGAATAGATGATTTTGTTCGGCTCATTGGCCATGCTATTTCCCCGGTTTGTCCGATTCCTGACTGCCGAGTAATTTTTCGGCTTCCTCAAGTTGTTGCTTGTCGTTAATTGGCAGCCAAAAATCAGTTTCAAGCACTTTGATTTTTCGACCTGCTGCAATCAGTTTCATCCATACATCGGGTGTTTCGTATTCGCCGCGTGCGGATGGTGCGATTTCCGCGTCAAAGAAATCTCTGTCCATGACCATTGCGCCGTTCCAAACCAGATTTGAAATAAACGTTTGGGGTTTTTCGACTGACCGAAGGAGGTATCCGTTGTCATCGGTTACCAGGACTCCAAAATGTTGAGGATTCGCCACACGCGAGGCAATTAGTGCTATATCCTGTTGTTGGACGAGTTTCTGAAGGCTGCGCGGTCCAAAAATATCATCGCCAACCATGCCCAGCCACCGCCCGGTGATTACAGGTGCAGCGACCCGAAATGCATGGGCGATACCCAATGGCTCTTCCTGGGCGAGGAATACTATGCGCCGTCCCCCATACATGCCATCAGAAAAGTGCTGGCGAATCGCCTCCTCGTGCGGTCCTCCTACAATGAATACGAGTTCGCTTACCTCGCGCGGCAATCGATCCAGTGCGTGCTCTATAACGGGTTTCCCCGCTACCGGCAATAAGTGCTTCGGTCCCCCATAATCTATCGCCATCCGCGTTCCCTTGCCGGCTAACAGCACAACTGCTTGCATAGAGTTCTCCCGACGACTGGTGCTTTCAATGACTGTCCCGATAGTGTTGTTTGAGAATATCGCTGCCGAAGTCATTGGTCAGGTCGCGCCAGACAGCGTGGATGTGATTGGCTTCGTCCTGGGTGCAGTCGTATTCGGCGAGGAAGGTGGAGCCGAGCACGCGATAGTAGTGGCCTTCGCCGCGATTTATGCCGCCAGCCCAGGCAAATGCTGCCGTGTCGAGGGAGGTGAGTTTTGCGCGCTGGGCTTCTGCAATTCTGTTGGGCAAGCGGGTGATATATACATCGATGAGGGCGGTGACGACTTCGCGCTGCGATGCGGTCATGTCCCTGAGTTGCAGACCCTCAATATGGACTTCATCATTTACCTGGGGGACGTTGCGGGTGAGGATGTCGGCGGGTGCTTCGTCACTGACGATTGCCACTCTTTTTTGGTCGCCATCCAGAGAGGCGAGTAAGTCTCGAGCGAGGTCTTCTTCTTCTTTGAGGGCGCGCAATCCCTCGTGTTCGCCGTGTCGAACCTGTGCGGGATTGGAGCCAAAGAAGACGGGCGTAGGCGCGACGAGCGTGCCGTTGACAATGGTGTAATTGACGGAGACGTGATGGCCTTCAAAACGCCAGCTCCAGGTGGTTTCACCATTGGGCGTGCCAAAGATGACGAGGTTGTAGAGATCGGGATCGCGGGGAAACCGCCGTCTGGGACCTTCCACTTCGGCGAGGATGGGTTCCAGGTTGATGATTGTTCTGGCTTTGGTGCGCGCCTGTTCGCTCAGTCCGGTATCGAGCAAGGCAAATGCTTTGTCGCGCTGGTGGGATTCCATGTCTTTGAGCGCGAGGCCCAATCGGTCGCGCGGGATGTAGTGCCAGTCCTGTCGTGCGTTTTCATCGCCAAAGCCCAGTTGCGCGGTTGCCGCTTGATCGGGACGCAGTGATGCCAAAAATGCCGTGGCAGCATCGGCCATGCGGTTGGCCGTGTCAATTTGGGTATAGAGTTCTTCGAGATTCATGTTCTCAGCTCCTTGTGAATGTGAATGATTCGATTGATTATCACGGAGAATCTGACCGCTGTTTTCGACCCCCTAACGTGGCACCGCCATCGATGGTCAGTGCCTGGCCGGTGATATTTTTTCCTTTGTCGCTCGCCAAAAAGACGACCATGTGGCCTACATCCTCGGGAGTCTGTTCGGTTCCCAGGGGTACGCTGTTGCGGATTACATCTTCAAAAATTTCTCTTGCGGTATATTCCTTGTATGCCGGGTTGTTGTTTTTGATTTGAGATGCGATCATTTCCCAGGCGCGCGTCCATAGGTAGCCGGGGCATATTGCGTTGACTCTAATTCCGCGCCCTGCAAGCTGACCGGCTAAAGTTCTGGTCAAATGAATGACTCCGGCTTTGGCCGCGCCATAAGCGGGCATGGAAACGCTGGGCATTAATGCGGCGATAGAGGCGATGTTGATGATGCTGGATCCGCGGCTGAGATGCGGGATGGCTGCTCTGGATGAGACAAAGGCGGTCCGGAGATTGGTGTGCAGGTGCGCGTCCCAGTCGTCAACGGATAATTCCGTCAGTGGGATTTCCAGCGATGCTCTGGCCGCGTTTGTGTCCGGTCCTCCAATGCCCGCGTTGTTGACGAGTATATCGAGTGCGCCGAGTTCTGTAACAACTCGATCTGTTGCTGAGCGCATGGCGGTTTCATCGGAGGCATCGGCTGATAGACCTATTGCGGGTGTTTTGAGCGTTTTTGCTGTTTCTGTCGCGCCGTCGCCATCCAGGTCGGCAATGGCGATTTTCGCACCCGCATCCGATAGGTGTTGCGCTATGGCCGCTCCAATGCCCCGCGCAGCGCCGGTTATGAGTGCGACCCGATTTTGTAATTCCAGGCTCACGGCTGTTCCTTTTCCAATTCCAATCCGAGTGTCTTGCCTTTTTGCACCGCGGGAATGCCCGCGCTTATCCACACAGGGGCGGGGGCGTCTTTGAGGTAGTGGTCAAAGAATTGTTGCAGGCGGATGCTCCAATCTTTGCGGTTGTGGTGTTTGCGAATGCCGTGGGCTTCTCCGTTGTAATTGACCAGCCATGCGGGTTTGCCCAGGCGGCGCAGGGCAACAAAAAGTTCGATGCCCTGGTACCAGGGTACTGCGCCGTCGTCGTCGTTGTGCAAGATGAGCAATGGCGTTTGAATTTTGTCTGCCCAGAAGATGGGTGAGTTTTCGATAAATCGCG is a window encoding:
- a CDS encoding alpha/beta hydrolase fold domain-containing protein, giving the protein MQRIYKTTPQGELAIHIFEPDTVEQTAAIVFFFGGGWTGGNPQQFFPHCQYLAKRGMLAASAEYRIKSKHSTSPYECVEDGKSAVRWMRAHADELNIDPNRIASGGGSAGGHVGACTGTVPGQDAPDENMAISSRPNAMVLFNPVVDVIALGRLAERFPKDPRAISPLQHVCSNQSPTIIFHGTDDTTVPYEQAQRFTKAMHKAGNTCELRAYEGKGHGFFNYGRDDGSAYEQTVAQMDDFLVQLGYLDPK
- the ettA gene encoding energy-dependent translational throttle protein EttA translates to MANEPNKIIYSMVRVSKYIDKKPLIENISLSYFYGAKIGVLGLNGAGKSTLLRILAGVDKKFNGETHLAPGHTIGYLEQEPRLEPGKTVREIVEQGVQEHVDLMNEYNEISAKFAEPMTDEEMNRLIEQQGELQEKIDAENIWDLDPRIEQAMDALRCPPGEAHVDNLSGGECRRVALCRLLLSKPDILLLDEPTNHLDAETVGWLEQHLQRYAGTIIAVTHDRYFLDNVAGWILELDRGKGIPYKGNYSSWLDQKEKRLANEANRENQRLKTLAREREWINMNPRGRHAKSRARITAYTQLLDQSVEKERDLEIYIPPGPRLGDIVIEAQEVSKGYGDTLLFENLSFSLPPGSIVGVIGPNGAGKTTLFRLITGEEQPDMGTFRIGDTVSLAYVEQTRDVLAPNHNVWQAVSGGEDLITLGNRDINSRAYLARFNFTGADQQKPVGQLSGGERNRVHLARILKEGANVILLDEPTNDLDVNTMRALEDALENFGGCAVIISHDRWFLDRIATHILAFEGDSEVIYFDGNYSQYEADRKRRLGAEADQPHRIKYRKFTR
- a CDS encoding sugar phosphate nucleotidyltransferase; this translates as MQAVVLLAGKGTRMAIDYGGPKHLLPVAGKPVIEHALDRLPREVSELVFIVGGPHEEAIRQHFSDGMYGGRRIVFLAQEEPLGIAHAFRVAAPVITGRWLGMVGDDIFGPRSLQKLVQQQDIALIASRVANPQHFGVLVTDDNGYLLRSVEKPQTFISNLVWNGAMVMDRDFFDAEIAPSARGEYETPDVWMKLIAAGRKIKVLETDFWLPINDKQQLEEAEKLLGSQESDKPGK
- a CDS encoding DUF3500 domain-containing protein — its product is MNLEELYTQIDTANRMADAATAFLASLRPDQAATAQLGFGDENARQDWHYIPRDRLGLALKDMESHQRDKAFALLDTGLSEQARTKARTIINLEPILAEVEGPRRRFPRDPDLYNLVIFGTPNGETTWSWRFEGHHVSVNYTIVNGTLVAPTPVFFGSNPAQVRHGEHEGLRALKEEEDLARDLLASLDGDQKRVAIVSDEAPADILTRNVPQVNDEVHIEGLQLRDMTASQREVVTALIDVYITRLPNRIAEAQRAKLTSLDTAAFAWAGGINRGEGHYYRVLGSTFLAEYDCTQDEANHIHAVWRDLTNDFGSDILKQHYRDSH
- a CDS encoding SDR family oxidoreductase, with the protein product MSLELQNRVALITGAARGIGAAIAQHLSDAGAKIAIADLDGDGATETAKTLKTPAIGLSADASDETAMRSATDRVVTELGALDILVNNAGIGGPDTNAARASLEIPLTELSVDDWDAHLHTNLRTAFVSSRAAIPHLSRGSSIINIASIAALMPSVSMPAYGAAKAGVIHLTRTLAGQLAGRGIRVNAICPGYLWTRAWEMIASQIKNNNPAYKEYTAREIFEDVIRNSVPLGTEQTPEDVGHMVVFLASDKGKNITGQALTIDGGATLGGRKQRSDSP